Proteins co-encoded in one Zalophus californianus isolate mZalCal1 chromosome 9, mZalCal1.pri.v2, whole genome shotgun sequence genomic window:
- the PTF1A gene encoding pancreas transcription factor 1 subunit alpha, whose translation MDAVLLEHFPGGLDAFPSPYFDEEDFFTDQSSRDPLEDGDELLADEQAEVEFLSHQLHEYCYRDGACLLLQPAPSAAPHALAPPPSGGPREPEDGGGGGGYCCEAGAPPGGFPYSPGSPPSCLAYPCAGATALSPGARLRGLSGAAAAAARRRRRVRSEAELQQLRQAANVRERRRMQSINDAFEGLRSHIPTLPYEKRLSKVDTLRLAIGYINFLSELVQADLPLRGGGAGGGGGPGGGGRLGGDSPGSQAQKVIICHRGTRSPSPSDPDYGLPPLAGHSLSWTDEKQLKEQNIIRTAKVWTPEDPRKLNSKSSFNNIENEPPFEFVS comes from the exons ATGGACGCGGTGCTGCTAGAGCACTTCCCCGGGGGCCTGGACGCCTTCCCGTCTCCTTACTTTGACGAGGAGGACTTCTTCACCGACCAGTCCTCTCGGGACCCTCTGGAGGACGGCGATGAGCTGCTGGCGGACGAGCAGGCCGAGGTGGAGTTCCTCAGCCACCAGCTGCACGAGTACTGCTACCGCGACGGGGCGTGCCTGCTGCTGCAGCCCGCGCCTTCGGCCGCCCCGCACGCGCTCGCCCCGCCGCCCTCTGGGGGCCCCCGCGAGCCGGaggacggcggcggcggcggcggctacTGCTGCGAGGCAGGGGCGCCCCCCGGCGGCTTCCCCTATTCGCCCGGCTCGCCGCCCTCGTGCCTGGCCTACCCGTGCGCGGGGGCGACCGCGCTGTCCCCCGGAGCCCGGCTGCGCGGCCTgagcggggcggcggcggcggcggcgcggcggcggcggcgggtgcGCTCCGAGGCCGAGCTGCAGCAGCTGCGGCAGGCGGCCAACGTGCGCGAGCGGCGGCGCATGCAGTCCATCAACGACGCCTTCGAGGGGCTGCGCTCGCACATCCCCACGCTGCCCTACGAGAAGCGCCTCTCCAAGGTGGACACGCTGCGCCTGGCCATCGGCTACATCAACTTCCTCAGCGAGCTGGTGCAGGCCGACCTGCCGCtgcgcggcggcggcgcgggcggcggcgggggcccgGGGGGCGGCGGGCGCCTGGGCGGGGACAGCCCGGGCAGCCAGGCCCAGAAGGTCATCATCTGCCACCGGGGCACCC ggtccccctcccccagcgaCCCGGATTATGGCCTCCCTCCCCTTGCAGGACACTCCCTCTCATGGACTGATGAAAAGCAactcaaagaacaaaatattatCCGAACAGCCAAAGTGTGGACCCCAGAGGACCCCAGAAAACTCAACAGCAAATCTTCCTTCAACAACATAGAAAACGAACCGCCCTTTGAGTTTGTGTCCTGA